The following proteins are encoded in a genomic region of Cryptomeria japonica chromosome 11, Sugi_1.0, whole genome shotgun sequence:
- the LOC131064007 gene encoding pentatricopeptide repeat-containing protein At1g11290, chloroplastic-like — MHFHNCEKIASFIQQTANSKLKQLIQAGLRNNESSYSMVADTYGALLQACGDKKSIVQGKHLHAEILKCGYHRNAFVGCKLVSMYALCGQLTDANQVFDQMPEQNLFAWNSMIKGYVTYVQFENALKLYYRMRSEGISPDKFTFPPVIKACTSLSDLQQGKQIHKYILQNGFESDVYVGGSLIDMYMKSGGVDFARQIFNRMAERDIVSWTAMITGFAQNGYADEALNTFCQMQLAGFRPDSVTVASILPATAHILALRQGKEIHNFVIRNAFESDEFVGSALVDMYAKCGRIKIARRLFDKMSRRSVVAWNVIIAGYGIHGLGNEALSLFRKMQLEIVRPDRFTFTAVLSACRHAILVNEGQECFNCMVEDHCIEPQMEHYVGMVDLLGRAGHLEEAYNFIQNMPTEPNAIVWGALLGACRIHSNVELGVTAAKHLFEMEPENTGNYILLSNIYAEAGRWDGVAKIRTMMRDGDLKKKPGCSWIEVKNRFHTFFGGDRSHQDSEIIYSTLQSLHKLMRDSGYVPDTKYELHNVEEEEKEAELSTHSEKLAIVFGLISTCPGTTIQITKNLRVCGDCHHAIKFMSKLVGREIIVRDILRFHHFTGGVCSCGDNW, encoded by the coding sequence ATGCATTTTCATAATTGTGAAAAAATTGCAAGCTTTATTCAACAAACTGCCAATTCTAAACTCAAACAGTTAATTCAAGCGGGGTTACGAAATAATGAAAGTTCATATAGCATGGTTGCAGACACCTATGGCGCTCTCTTGCAGGCATGTGGAGACAAGAAATCCATCGTACAAGGCAAGCATCTCCACGCTGAAATTCTCAAATGCGGATATCACCGAAATGCTTTCGTGGGTTGTAAGCTTGTGAGTATGTATGCATTGTGTGGACAACTTACGGATGCAAACCAAGTGTTTGACCAAATGCCTGAGCAAAATCTTTTTGCCTGGAATTCCATGATCAAAGGATACGTTACATATGTGCAGTTTGAAAATGCTCTTAAACTTTATTACCGGATGCGAAGTGAAGGTATATCCCCAGACAAGTTCACTTTTCCCCCTGTTATCAAGGCTTGCACCAGCCTAAGTGATCTGCAACAGGGCAAGCAAATCCATAAATACATACTCCAAAACGGGTTTGAGTCGGACGTATATGTTGGTGGTTCTCTCATAGACATGTATATGAAATCTGGCGGAGTTGACTTTGCACGCCAAATCTTTAACAGAATGGCTGAACGAGATATAGTCTCATGGACGGCGATGATTACAGGATTTGCCCAGAATGGATATGCTGATGAAGCTCTGAATACATTCTGCCAAATGCAGTTGGCAGGATTCAGACCAGATTCGGTCACGGTAGCGAGTATTCTGCCTGCTACTGCACACATACTGGCCCTGAGACAGGGGAAGGAAATTCACAATTTTGTTATCAGGAATGCATTCGAATCAGATGAATTTGTAGGAAGTGCACTTgtcgacatgtatgcaaaatgtgggcgTATAAAGATTGCACGTCgtctgtttgacaaaatgtctcgtAGATCAGTAGTGGCATGGAATGTGATAATTGCAGGATATGGAATTCATGGCCTTGGCAATGAAGCCCTTTCATTATTTAGGAAAATGCAGCTTGAAATTGTGAGGCCTGACCGATTCACATTCACTGCTGTTCTGTCTGCCTGTCGCCATGCAATTCTAGTTAATGAAGGCCAGGAATGTTTCAATTGCATGGTGGAAGACCATTGCATTGAACCCCAGATGGAGCATTATGTTGGCATGGTAGATCTTCTTGGACGTGCTGGCCACCTGGAGGAGGCATACAATTTTATCCAGAATATGCCTACAGAACCAAATGCCATTGTATGGGGTGCCTTGCTTGGTGCTTGCAGAATTCATTCCAACGTAGAGCTAGGTGTAACTGCAGCAAAACATCTTTTTGAGATGGAACCTGAAAACACTGGAAATTATATATTGCTGTCAAACATCTATGCAGAAGCCGGAAGATGGGATGGTGTTGCAAAAATTAGAACAATGATGAGAGATGGGGATTTGAAAAAGAAGCCAGGATGCAGCTGGATTGAGGTTAAGAATAGATTTCATACATTTTTCGGAGGTGACAGATCACATCAAGATTCAGAAATAATATATTCGACACTGCAGAGCTTGCATAAACTGATGAGGGATTCAGGGTATGTACCTGATACTAAATATGAGTTGCATAATGtggaggaagaagagaaagaagccGAGCTTAGCACCCACAGTGAGAAACTCGCCATTGTTTTTGGGCTTATTAGTACATGCCCAGGGACAACTATTCAAATCACCAAAAATCTTCGAGTTTGTGGTGATTGCCACCATGCTATTAAGTTCATGTCCAAACTTGTTGGCCGAGAAATTATAGTGAGGGACATTCTTCGTTTCCATCATTTCACAGGAGGAGTCTGTTCATGTGGGGATAATTGGTAA
- the LOC131064006 gene encoding pentatricopeptide repeat-containing protein At2g13600, which yields MPSVAHVRTFSKQGRLKEAIHILLNTYSPAANNSTNLLLLQSYVARNALSEVDARKIFDRMTERDTMSWNVIIAAYRKHGLPQEALALFHQMQKTGVAPDQFIFASILPACAKMGALQQGMDIHERIIKSGFLSDVVIGNALIDMYAKCGRIREARKLFDKFPKRDVVSWNAMIAGYAQNGVLVEALRLFNEMPQADVVSWNAIIAGYVQNGFSEKALEMFKQMQLAQVQPDQGTFASILPACARMGALEQGMEIHYTISRSELSRNVLIGNALIDMYAKCGNIQKARELFDKMSQHDVASWNAMIAGYAHNGNIDEASRLFEEMPERNLVSWNAIIAGYANNGFGEKALHVYKQMQQSGVQPDQCTFCSILPACAKMGALKQGMYIHQHIIESGLLLDVVGSALIDMYAKCGSMQKARELFDSISLRDVVSWTSMISGYAMHGYGKDALKLFELMKNSRTYPDHVCFVCVLFACSHIGLVDEGCKYFITMSDFYCIVPTMDHYVCMVDLLGRAGHLEEALNFIIKMPIKPDVVVWVCLLGCCRSLQNLPLGEFTATLLSELDAINDSPYVLLSDIYAEVGRWGDVQKVRRLMKDRGIKKIPGCSWIEVHKMIHAF from the exons ATGCCATCCGTTGCCCATGTCAGAACATTTTCTAAACAGGGCCGCTTGAAGGAGGCAATACACATTCTTCTTAATACTTACAGCCCGGCTGCGAATAATTCAACAAATCTTCTACTATTGCAGAGCTACGTTGCAAGGAACGCGCTTTCAGAGG TGGATGCTCGGAAGATTTTCGATCGCATGACAGAACGAGATACGATGTCATGGAATGTGATAATTGCGGCTTACAGAAAACATGGGCTTCCTCAAGAGGCATTGGCACTCTTTCATCAAATGCAGAAAACAGGTGTCGCACCTGATCAGTTCATCTTTGCCAGCATTCTtccagcttgtgccaaaatgggagctttgcagcagggtatggacatccatgaaAGAATAATAAAAAGTGGGTTTTTGTCCGATGTTGTGATTGGAAACGCCCTgatagatatgtatgcaaaatgtggaaggatACGTGAGGCACGAAAATTGTTTGACAAATTTCCCAAACGAGATGTTGtctcatggaatgctatgattgccgGATATGCTCAAAATGGTGTTCTTGTGGAGGCTTTAAGGCTGTTTAATGAAATGCCTCAAGCAGATGTGGTTTCATGGAATGCAATTATTGCTGGATACGTGCAGAACGGATTTTCTGAGAAAGCCCTGGAGATGTTTAAGCAAATGCAACTAGCGCAAGTCCAACCTGATCAGGgcacctttgccagcatcctcccagcCTGTGCCAGAATGGGAGCTTTAGAGCAAGGTATGGAGATCCATTATACCATAAGCAGAAGTGAGTTGTCAAGGAATGTTTTAATAGGGAACGCCCTCATAGACATGTATGCGAAGTGCGGGAATATACAGAAGGCAcgcgaactgtttgacaaaatgtctcaacATGATGTggcctcatggaatgcaatgattgcaggttATGCACACAATGGCAATATTGATGAGGCTTCAAGGCTTTTTGAAGAAATGCCTGAACGAAACTTAGTCTCGTGGAATGCTATCATTGCTGGATATGCAAATAATGGGTTCGGTGAAAAAGCCTTACATGTTTATAAGCAAATGCAACAATCAGGTGTGCAACCTGATCAATGCACTTTTTGCAGCATCCTcccagcttgtgccaaaatgggagctttgaaacaggGCATGTACATCCATCAACACATAATCGAAAGTGGACTTTTGCTGGATGTAGTTGGGAGTGCtttgatagacatgtatgcaaaatgtggaagcatgcaGAAGGCGCGTGAGTTGTTTGACTCAATCTCCTTACGAGATGTGGTTTCATGGACCTCGATGATTTCAGGGTATGCAATGCATGGCTATGGAAAGGATGCTCTCAAACTCTTTGAACTAATGAAGAACTCTAGAACCTACCCTGACCATGTATGCTTTGTTTGTGTTTTATTTGCATGCAGCCATATAGGGCTAGTGGATGAGGgctgtaaatacttcattacaatGAGTGACTTTTATTGTATTGTACCTACAATGGATCATTATGTAtgcatggttgaccttcttggACGTGCTGGCCATCTCGAGGAAGCCCTAAACTTTATCATAAAAATGCCAATCAAACCTGATGTGGTCGTGTGGGTGTGTTTGCTTGGCTGTTGTAGATCACTTCAAAATTTACCATTAGGTGAATTTACAGCAACTCTCCTTTCTGAGTTGGATGCTATAAATGATTCACCTTATGTTCTTCTGTCAGACATTTATGCAGAAGTGGGTAGGTGGGGTGATGTTCaaaaggtaaggagattgatgaaAGATAGAGGAATCAAAAAGATTcctggatgtagttggattgaagtCCACAAAATGATCCATGCTTTTTGA